In Gemmatimonadota bacterium, the following are encoded in one genomic region:
- a CDS encoding peptidyl-prolyl cis-trans isomerase, translating into MKPAVYCVVLLNVALLFTQCRLFSTSEDPDTVVARVNQSALTVDELEAEMEAVALSGATLQMRKDWVSDWIRTELLYQEALRLDFDSEEETARELNRMRRDHLANVALEHVIADSSLEVTDEEVTDYFETHRQEFITHEPELRLSVIVLPDETTARQVRNQLARGRGTFEELARTRSIHPSSANGGDLGFLKRADISDVSVQEIVFSLNTGQISRPVLSESGSFIFRVVDRREAGTLPPLDEVRGEIVNRVLRDRRRELVRQFVDVLRQAADVEIYNGNLIRSEPVAP; encoded by the coding sequence ATGAAACCCGCGGTCTATTGCGTCGTTCTTCTGAACGTGGCCCTGCTCTTCACCCAGTGCCGGCTTTTCTCCACCTCGGAAGACCCCGATACGGTCGTCGCCCGGGTGAATCAGTCCGCGCTGACGGTCGATGAGCTGGAAGCCGAGATGGAAGCCGTGGCGCTGTCCGGCGCCACGCTGCAGATGAGAAAGGACTGGGTATCTGACTGGATCCGGACCGAGCTGCTCTACCAGGAAGCCCTCAGGCTGGATTTCGACAGCGAAGAAGAGACGGCCAGGGAACTGAACAGGATGCGCAGGGATCACCTGGCCAATGTCGCTCTGGAACATGTCATCGCCGACTCGTCGCTGGAGGTGACGGACGAGGAAGTAACGGATTACTTCGAGACCCATCGGCAGGAATTCATAACCCACGAGCCGGAACTCAGGCTGTCCGTGATCGTTCTACCGGACGAGACCACGGCCCGGCAGGTCCGCAACCAGTTGGCACGCGGCCGCGGCACTTTCGAGGAATTGGCTCGCACGCGGTCAATACACCCCTCCTCGGCCAACGGCGGAGACCTGGGCTTCCTGAAGAGGGCGGATATCAGCGATGTTTCGGTGCAGGAAATCGTGTTCTCCCTGAACACCGGTCAGATCTCCCGGCCGGTCCTTTCCGAATCCGGGTCGTTCATCTTCCGGGTCGTGGACCGGCGCGAGGCGGGCACGCTGCCGCCGCTGGATGAAGTCCGCGGCGAGATCGTCAACAGGGTGCTGCGGGACCGGCGCCGCGAACTGGTCAGGCAGTTCGTGGATGTGCTTCGGCAAGCGGCCGACGTGGAAATCTATAACGGAAACCTGATACGATCGGAACCCGTCGCACCGTAG
- a CDS encoding phosphoribosylaminoimidazolesuccinocarboxamide synthase, translated as MVSEDVLRRQLDHVLHDTRFDLGEKYEGKVRDNYRLNGKRIIVTTDRISAFDRVLCALPFKGQVINQTAVYWFERTRHIIENHLIDVPDPNVLVARECRLIPVEMVVRGYLTGVTTTSAWYHYSRGSRDFCGNALPDGMKKNQAFDRPIITPSTKPEKGFHDESISAEEVLRRGLVDEGTYREMERAALALFAFGSELAAAQNLILVDTKYEFGIVNGRVVLIDEIHTPDSSRFWIRNTYEDRFNRGEEPDKLDKEYVREWLAERGFRGEGPIPAIPDDVRIEAARRYITAYEMITARSFEARNEDVLQRITHRLRNPM; from the coding sequence ATGGTGTCTGAAGACGTCCTCAGGCGGCAGTTGGATCACGTGCTGCACGATACCCGTTTCGACCTGGGCGAGAAATACGAAGGCAAGGTCAGGGACAACTACCGGCTGAATGGAAAGCGGATCATCGTGACCACCGATCGCATTTCCGCCTTCGACCGGGTGCTGTGCGCACTTCCCTTCAAGGGCCAGGTCATCAACCAGACCGCGGTCTACTGGTTCGAACGGACCCGGCATATCATCGAAAACCACCTGATCGACGTACCTGATCCGAACGTTCTCGTGGCCAGGGAATGCCGGTTGATTCCGGTCGAGATGGTCGTCCGGGGGTATCTGACCGGAGTGACCACGACGTCGGCCTGGTACCACTATTCCCGGGGGAGCCGCGACTTCTGCGGCAATGCGCTGCCGGACGGGATGAAAAAGAACCAGGCTTTCGACCGGCCCATTATTACCCCTTCGACGAAGCCGGAGAAAGGCTTTCACGACGAGTCCATCTCGGCGGAAGAGGTGCTTCGCAGGGGCCTTGTGGACGAAGGAACGTATCGGGAGATGGAAAGGGCAGCCCTGGCGCTGTTCGCGTTCGGGAGCGAACTGGCGGCCGCCCAAAACCTCATCCTGGTGGACACCAAGTATGAATTCGGAATCGTCAACGGCCGGGTCGTTCTGATCGACGAAATCCATACCCCCGACTCGTCCCGGTTCTGGATCAGGAACACCTACGAAGACCGTTTCAACCGCGGTGAAGAACCAGACAAGCTGGACAAGGAATATGTCCGTGAATGGCTCGCGGAGCGCGGCTTTCGCGGAGAGGGTCCCATTCCCGCCATTCCGGACGATGTCAGGATAGAAGCCGCGCGCCGCTATATTACAGCCTACGAGATGATCACCGCCAGGTCTTTCGAAGCCCGGAACGAGGACGTATTGCAGCGGATCACACACCGGCTGCGTAACCCGATGTAG
- a CDS encoding peptidylprolyl isomerase, producing the protein MRAFPRHIWLFLALAVALAGRPVYGQQLLDYVVAVVDNEIILYSDVVEAVKMYRMQQDEQEPEDLPNRLLNNMIDTRVILAYARRDSVRAPAEQVNGAVREIIDQYTERLGSGEALEQLVTNSGMTMRDWNRLLRRQKEEELLQRRLEEDRFGEVRVTGLEVAQYYETHYDSIPSYPIQLDLSHIMITSRPDPEVVAALNARIKEIRRRIADGEDFGEMARRYSEDLNSARNGGDLGFFTRGTFMADFEDAAFALEPGEISPAVQTDVGLHIIKLEERKGDQIRVRHILVQIPKTDEDDHRALETISMLRQRILDGDESFAEAAGKYSEDLASASDGGRIGEFMMDQLLPQYQAALDTISVNQMTEPIKVVDQGAVSYHIMMLNGRTGGEKLSLDDQFQQITYLARQAKWNRERERWIEDLRRELYIDERGLDALP; encoded by the coding sequence ATGCGCGCATTTCCCCGTCATATCTGGCTGTTCCTGGCCCTGGCCGTAGCTTTGGCTGGCCGCCCCGTCTACGGCCAGCAGTTGCTGGACTACGTCGTGGCCGTCGTGGACAACGAGATCATCCTTTATTCCGACGTGGTTGAAGCGGTAAAGATGTATCGCATGCAGCAGGACGAGCAGGAGCCGGAAGACCTGCCGAACCGGTTGTTGAACAATATGATCGATACGCGCGTCATCCTCGCGTACGCGCGCAGGGACAGCGTAAGGGCACCCGCCGAACAGGTAAACGGCGCGGTACGCGAGATAATCGACCAGTACACGGAACGGCTCGGTTCCGGGGAAGCCCTTGAACAACTGGTGACGAATTCCGGCATGACCATGCGGGACTGGAACCGGCTGCTTCGGCGCCAGAAGGAAGAGGAACTGCTCCAGCGAAGGCTCGAGGAAGATCGCTTCGGCGAAGTGCGGGTTACCGGCCTTGAAGTAGCCCAGTACTATGAGACCCACTACGACAGCATTCCGTCGTACCCCATCCAGCTCGACTTGAGCCACATCATGATCACTTCACGCCCGGACCCGGAAGTCGTGGCCGCCTTGAATGCACGGATCAAGGAGATCCGGCGCAGGATAGCAGACGGGGAGGATTTCGGCGAAATGGCGCGGCGGTATTCGGAAGACCTGAACAGCGCCCGGAACGGCGGGGACCTGGGATTCTTCACCCGCGGCACGTTCATGGCCGATTTCGAAGACGCGGCTTTCGCCCTCGAACCGGGCGAGATCAGCCCCGCCGTGCAAACGGACGTGGGCCTGCATATCATCAAGCTGGAAGAACGGAAGGGCGACCAGATCCGGGTGCGTCACATCCTGGTCCAGATTCCGAAGACAGATGAGGACGATCATCGTGCGCTGGAGACGATTTCCATGCTGCGCCAGCGGATTCTCGACGGCGATGAATCATTCGCCGAGGCCGCCGGCAAATACTCGGAAGACCTGGCCTCCGCTTCAGACGGCGGCCGGATCGGAGAGTTCATGATGGATCAGTTGCTGCCCCAGTACCAGGCCGCCCTGGACACCATATCCGTCAACCAGATGACCGAACCCATCAAGGTGGTTGACCAGGGTGCCGTCTCCTATCACATCATGATGCTGAACGGCAGGACCGGCGGCGAAAAGCTCTCCCTGGACGACCAATTTCAGCAGATCACGTATCTGGCCAGGCAGGCCAAGTGGAACAGGGAACGGGAACGGTGGATCGAGGATCTTCGCCGCGAGTTGTACATCGACGAACGCGGTCTGGACGCCCTGCCCTGA
- the mfd gene encoding transcription-repair coupling factor: protein MRLPNLLDTSEKSPIVQRYLAMAADAACSARVSGLAGSSRSLLLAHAHRKRGGATLVIVEDTATAEEMFEDVSSLLDPGDVALFPPWEVLPYDQVSPPGDLSGRRLDALYALMRNRPLFVVATVRAVMQRTMPPAVLQGAALQLASGSAIPLSDLIARCDRLGYERADMVQAPGHYSVRGGIVDVYPHGLDQPCRIEFFGDEIESIRLFDIYSQRSSEHIRELTVLPNREMIDDPEQRVEVVQRARREGESRSIDASELISHIEDGGLFEGSERYLPWFHPSAPTIMSYLPDHTLIVRCEPDELAREAESFAEEYENTHRRRTEADDLVPEPGSAIMCWRDVTAESAYYGSMDMVRGARAADGWLAMGTEASGVYQGAMDVLKSRLAEWSANAARVVVVCDNEGQAERLREILGEDAQEIEMAVGAMHAGFILPDLPLVVLTDAEIFNRYRRRRRKVFKEGVVIEDFTSLKEGDYVVHIDHGIGRYVGLKRIAVDERERDCLTLIYAGDDRVFIPIEQLHRVQKYIGSDGEVPALSKLGGRAWEQAKKRTRKAVRDIAEDLVRLYAARQASPGFAFSIDTPWQKEMEDSFIYDDTPDQEQAAADVKSDMEQAVPMDRLICGDVGYGKTEVAIRAAFKAVLDGKQVAVLAPTTILVQQHMTTFSERLADYPVNIRMLSRFVPPREQKAVVAGLRSGEVDIVIGTHRLISGDIDFHDMGLLVVDEEQRFGVAHKERLKQLKTSVDVMTMTATPIPRTLHMSLVSARDMSLITTPPRDRLPVHTEVVRFNEEVICEAIMREVDRGGQVFFVHNRVQSIEAVAEFLRRLLPQVSFVVGHGQMQERELERVMIDFLDHKYDCLVSTMIIESGLDIPSVNTILVNRADRFGLAQLYQLRGRVGRSNHRAYAYLMIPAAGTVTPDARKRLAVISEYTALGSGFHIAMRDLEIRGAGNLLGTEQHGFISAIGFDLYCRLLKEAMQDLKGETREQVHEADIDLQVGAFIPDDYIADRKLKVGFYQRLSRVEDEEDIVSLREEMRDRFGRLPDPVRILFDLVSIRRIAAEIGLRQLMIRGNEMTMTYRNGLYPSKDRLARVTEDPALDIEFPHGEDFRIRVGLTGKSEAERVDAAKNLLLKLS, encoded by the coding sequence ATGCGCCTGCCAAACCTTCTGGACACCTCGGAAAAATCCCCCATCGTACAGCGTTATCTCGCGATGGCCGCCGATGCCGCCTGCTCCGCGCGGGTGTCGGGGCTCGCCGGATCGTCGCGGTCCCTGCTGCTCGCCCACGCACACCGGAAACGGGGCGGCGCGACGCTGGTCATCGTGGAGGACACGGCCACCGCCGAGGAGATGTTCGAGGATGTCTCCAGTCTGCTGGATCCCGGCGACGTCGCGCTGTTTCCCCCCTGGGAAGTGCTGCCCTATGACCAGGTATCCCCGCCCGGCGACCTGTCGGGACGGCGCCTGGACGCCCTTTACGCCCTGATGAGGAACAGGCCGCTGTTCGTCGTGGCGACGGTCAGGGCCGTCATGCAGCGCACCATGCCGCCCGCCGTGCTTCAGGGCGCCGCGCTGCAGCTCGCGTCAGGCTCCGCCATCCCCTTGAGCGACCTGATTGCGCGGTGCGACCGGCTGGGCTACGAGCGGGCGGACATGGTCCAGGCGCCGGGCCACTACAGCGTGCGGGGCGGTATCGTGGATGTTTACCCCCACGGGTTGGACCAGCCGTGTCGAATCGAGTTCTTCGGTGACGAAATAGAATCGATTCGACTGTTCGATATCTACTCCCAGCGGTCGTCGGAGCACATCCGCGAACTCACCGTGCTCCCGAACAGGGAAATGATCGACGATCCCGAACAGCGTGTCGAAGTGGTCCAGCGGGCGAGGAGGGAGGGGGAATCGCGATCGATCGACGCGTCGGAACTGATTTCCCACATCGAGGACGGCGGCCTGTTTGAAGGCAGTGAGCGCTACCTGCCCTGGTTCCATCCCTCCGCCCCCACCATCATGAGCTACCTGCCGGACCACACGCTGATCGTCCGGTGCGAACCCGACGAACTGGCGCGTGAAGCGGAATCGTTCGCGGAGGAATACGAAAACACCCATCGGCGCAGGACGGAGGCGGATGACCTGGTACCCGAGCCCGGCAGCGCGATCATGTGCTGGCGCGATGTAACGGCCGAGTCGGCCTACTACGGCTCAATGGACATGGTGCGCGGCGCGCGGGCGGCCGATGGGTGGCTCGCCATGGGAACCGAGGCGTCCGGCGTATACCAGGGTGCGATGGACGTGCTGAAGTCCCGCCTGGCGGAATGGAGCGCGAACGCGGCCCGGGTCGTGGTGGTTTGCGACAACGAAGGACAGGCGGAAAGACTGCGGGAGATCCTGGGCGAGGACGCCCAGGAGATCGAAATGGCGGTCGGCGCCATGCACGCCGGATTCATCCTGCCCGACCTGCCCCTGGTCGTGCTGACCGACGCGGAGATCTTCAACCGGTACCGGAGACGCCGGCGTAAGGTCTTCAAGGAAGGCGTGGTAATCGAGGATTTCACCAGCCTGAAGGAAGGGGACTACGTCGTCCATATAGACCACGGCATCGGCCGGTACGTAGGATTGAAGCGTATTGCCGTGGACGAACGGGAGCGGGACTGCCTGACGCTGATCTACGCCGGAGACGACCGGGTTTTCATCCCCATCGAGCAGTTGCACCGGGTGCAGAAATACATCGGTTCCGACGGCGAGGTGCCCGCGTTGTCGAAGCTGGGCGGTAGGGCCTGGGAGCAGGCCAAGAAGCGCACGCGAAAGGCCGTCCGGGATATCGCGGAGGACCTGGTCAGACTCTACGCGGCCCGGCAGGCCAGCCCGGGATTCGCCTTTTCGATCGACACCCCCTGGCAGAAGGAAATGGAAGACTCCTTCATCTACGACGATACCCCGGACCAGGAACAGGCGGCGGCCGACGTCAAGTCGGACATGGAGCAGGCGGTGCCCATGGACCGGCTGATCTGCGGGGACGTGGGGTACGGGAAGACGGAAGTGGCGATCCGCGCGGCCTTCAAGGCGGTACTGGACGGGAAACAGGTCGCGGTACTGGCCCCGACCACCATCCTGGTGCAGCAGCATATGACCACCTTCTCCGAGCGGCTCGCGGACTACCCCGTAAACATCCGGATGCTGAGCCGCTTCGTCCCGCCCAGGGAACAGAAGGCCGTCGTAGCAGGCCTCCGGAGCGGCGAAGTGGACATCGTCATAGGCACGCACCGCCTCATATCCGGCGACATCGACTTCCACGACATGGGCCTGCTCGTGGTCGATGAAGAACAGCGGTTCGGCGTCGCCCACAAGGAGCGGCTCAAGCAGTTGAAGACTTCCGTCGACGTCATGACCATGACCGCGACGCCCATTCCGCGGACGCTCCACATGTCCCTGGTCTCCGCGCGGGACATGTCCCTCATCACCACGCCGCCCAGGGATCGGTTGCCGGTGCATACCGAGGTGGTGCGATTCAACGAGGAAGTGATCTGCGAGGCGATCATGCGGGAGGTGGACCGGGGAGGACAGGTCTTTTTCGTCCACAACCGGGTACAGTCCATCGAGGCGGTCGCCGAATTCCTGCGGCGCCTCCTGCCCCAGGTCTCTTTCGTGGTGGGTCACGGACAGATGCAGGAACGGGAGCTGGAACGGGTGATGATCGATTTCCTGGATCACAAGTACGACTGCCTCGTGTCCACGATGATCATCGAATCCGGCCTGGACATCCCCAGCGTGAACACCATCCTGGTCAATCGCGCGGACCGTTTCGGACTTGCCCAGCTGTACCAGCTCCGGGGCCGCGTGGGGAGGTCGAACCACCGGGCCTACGCGTACCTGATGATCCCCGCCGCCGGTACGGTTACCCCCGACGCCCGCAAGCGGCTGGCCGTGATTTCCGAGTACACCGCGCTCGGCTCGGGGTTCCATATCGCCATGCGGGACCTGGAGATCCGGGGCGCCGGCAACCTGCTGGGCACGGAGCAGCACGGATTCATATCCGCCATAGGATTCGATCTGTACTGCCGGCTGTTGAAGGAGGCGATGCAGGACCTGAAGGGCGAGACACGGGAACAGGTCCATGAAGCCGACATCGACCTGCAGGTGGGCGCCTTCATCCCCGACGACTATATCGCGGATCGAAAGCTCAAGGTCGGTTTCTACCAGCGGCTTTCACGGGTAGAGGACGAAGAGGACATCGTCTCGTTGCGCGAGGAGATGAGGGACCGGTTCGGCCGGCTGCCCGATCCGGTGCGCATCCTCTTCGACCTGGTTTCCATAAGGCGGATCGCGGCCGAAATCGGATTGAGACAACTTATGATCCGCGGGAATGAAATGACCATGACCTACCGGAACGGCCTTTATCCTTCGAAGGACCGCCTCGCGCGTGTGACGGAAGATCCCGCGCTGGACATCGAGTTTCCCCACGGGGAAGATTTCCGGATCAGGGTGGGGCTGACCGGCAAGTCGGAAGCCGAGCGGGTCGACGCGGCTAAAAACCTGTTGCTTAAACTCTCATGA
- the rdgB gene encoding RdgB/HAM1 family non-canonical purine NTP pyrophosphatase produces MPIVLATRNRGKISEIKALLPGVRFEPAASFPGCPEPEESGRTFEENALIKARAVARYTERTALADDSGLEVDALGGAPGVRSARYAGTDATDQDNLLRLLDALDGISDADRTARFRCVMAVAAPDGRTWTEEGVCEGRILREPRGTSGFGYDPLFVPAGYGNTFGELDAAIKNHISHRSMALRRIAGILKTLPGVPE; encoded by the coding sequence ATGCCCATTGTGCTGGCCACGCGCAACCGGGGTAAAATCTCCGAAATCAAGGCACTGCTGCCCGGTGTGCGGTTCGAGCCGGCCGCATCTTTCCCCGGCTGCCCCGAACCGGAAGAATCGGGCCGTACCTTCGAGGAGAACGCCCTCATCAAGGCGCGGGCCGTCGCACGGTACACGGAAAGGACCGCGCTGGCGGACGATTCGGGTCTGGAGGTGGACGCCCTGGGTGGGGCGCCCGGCGTGCGCTCCGCGCGTTATGCCGGAACGGACGCCACCGACCAGGACAACCTGCTTCGCCTGCTCGATGCCCTGGACGGGATCTCCGACGCCGACCGCACGGCCCGGTTTCGATGCGTCATGGCGGTCGCCGCGCCCGATGGGCGCACGTGGACCGAAGAAGGCGTCTGCGAAGGGCGGATCCTGCGCGAACCCCGCGGAACGTCGGGATTCGGCTACGATCCGCTCTTTGTTCCCGCAGGCTATGGAAACACCTTCGGCGAACTGGACGCGGCCATTAAAAACCACATCAGCCACCGATCGATGGCACTGCGCCGGATCGCCGGAATACTGAAGACGCTACCCGGGGTACCCGAATGA
- a CDS encoding PTS sugar transporter subunit IIA, with protein sequence MSLTELLDENAILVNLKATQKQEVIEELAAALTASGRISDNREVLQAVLEREKIMSTGIGKGVAIPHGKCKAVDKLVGVLGIKKEGVDFQSLDEQPVYLFFLLVSPLNVSGPHIRALAHISRLLRHDNLRKRLIATENPRDALELIAEEEENM encoded by the coding sequence ATGAGCCTGACGGAATTGTTGGATGAAAACGCTATCCTGGTCAACCTCAAGGCCACGCAGAAACAGGAAGTGATCGAGGAACTGGCCGCGGCGCTGACGGCGTCCGGGAGGATCAGCGACAACCGGGAAGTGCTCCAGGCCGTCCTGGAACGCGAGAAGATCATGAGCACCGGGATCGGCAAGGGGGTCGCCATTCCCCACGGCAAATGCAAGGCCGTGGACAAGCTGGTCGGGGTGCTCGGGATCAAGAAGGAGGGGGTCGATTTCCAATCCCTCGACGAACAGCCTGTCTATCTCTTCTTCCTGCTCGTCTCTCCCCTGAATGTCTCCGGTCCCCATATCCGGGCGCTCGCCCACATTTCCCGCCTGTTGAGGCACGATAACCTGCGAAAACGGCTGATCGCCACGGAAAATCCTCGCGACGCCCTGGAACTCATCGCGGAAGAAGAAGAAAACATGTAA
- the rph gene encoding ribonuclease PH, giving the protein MSRIDGRETGQLRPVEIQRNYLRHAEGSALIVMGGTTVLCSASVDEGVPPFLKGSGKGWVTAEYGMLPRSTNTRVSRDGRRGSVSGRTQEIQRLIGRSLRAVFDLESLGERSILIDCDVIEADGGTRTASITGSFVALRDAVTWLSDRGLLDRDPIRDAVAAISVGIIEGIPMLDLCYDEDSTADVDMNLVMTGGGELVEIQGTAEHHPFSIDQLSAMLDLGKRGINQLIDLQNQALERG; this is encoded by the coding sequence GTGTCCAGGATCGATGGCCGGGAGACCGGCCAGTTGCGTCCTGTCGAGATCCAGCGCAATTACCTCCGGCACGCGGAGGGTTCGGCGTTGATTGTCATGGGCGGCACGACCGTGCTCTGCTCGGCGAGCGTGGATGAGGGCGTACCGCCTTTTCTGAAAGGGAGCGGCAAGGGCTGGGTGACGGCGGAATACGGCATGTTGCCGCGCAGCACGAACACGCGGGTGTCCCGTGACGGCCGGCGCGGCAGCGTCTCCGGGCGAACGCAGGAAATCCAGCGGCTCATCGGGCGGTCGCTTCGGGCCGTTTTCGACCTGGAAAGCCTGGGGGAACGGTCCATCCTCATCGACTGCGACGTCATCGAAGCCGACGGTGGCACGCGCACCGCATCGATCACGGGCAGCTTCGTAGCGCTGCGCGACGCGGTGACGTGGCTGTCCGACCGGGGTTTGCTCGATCGCGACCCCATCAGGGACGCAGTTGCCGCCATCAGCGTCGGCATCATCGAGGGTATCCCCATGCTCGATCTCTGCTACGACGAGGATTCCACGGCGGACGTCGATATGAATCTCGTCATGACGGGCGGCGGCGAACTGGTCGAAATCCAGGGCACTGCCGAACACCACCCCTTTTCCATCGACCAGTTGTCCGCCATGCTCGACCTCGGCAAACGAGGTATAAACCAGTTGATCGATCTGCAGAATCAGGCGCTGGAACGAGGCTAG